One part of the Lotus japonicus ecotype B-129 chromosome 2, LjGifu_v1.2 genome encodes these proteins:
- the LOC130737781 gene encoding pentatricopeptide repeat-containing protein At3g13880-like yields the protein MVLNLIRSQPNPFIPSKFPFLLTLPFSNPVHSPIRTRTLHLFDETPQRSIISCNSPASLLAFREARIAGLPVSDFTFAGVLAYCGSTRNLRLGEAIHGSVLVTGMDGMIFVMNSLINMYSKCKRIEAARVLFDTCDELDDVSWNSIIAGYVRLGDGFREVFELLARMHRSGLDFSDYTLGSALKACCVDKSLNCIGKMLHVCAIKLDLNSNMVVGTALLDMYAKTGCLTDAVLVFESFRYHNDFMYNTMIAGFLQRQTVSCGYAREALGLFCEMQMLGLNCSKFTFSSIVKACVAIGDFRAGRQIHAQICKKNLQCDEFVGCSLVDFYSFFGSIDDGIRCFNSTPKLDVVSWTSMIAGCVENGKFETALSLLRQFMASGRKPDEFIMSSVMGVCADMAAARSGEQIQGWALKFGISNFIIVQNSQICMYAKSGDIDSARLTFQEIENPDVVSWSEMICCNAHHGFANEALRIFELMTVSGIKPNHITLLGVLTACSHGGLVDEGLRYFEIMKKDYGITANVKHSTCIVDLLGRAGRLEDAKRFILDSGFADDPVMWRALLGACRVHKDTMMGKHIADRVIELEPHAAASYVLLYNIYNDAGKEKRALEVRKLMQDQGVKKEPGISWIEVGSKVHMFLVDDRSHPMSQLIYSRLEEMLVKINKIEFGDEKLPMDISGTELNGIVGMSHHSEKLAVTFGIISLPKSAPVRVIKNLRVCSDCHVTMKLISKLEKRKIILRDAIRFHHFKEGLCSCKDYW from the coding sequence ATGGTGCTGAATTTGATCAGGTCACAACCCAACCCATTCATCCCTTCCAAGTTCCCTTTCCTCTTGACCTTACCTTTCTCGAACCCAGTTCACTCACCCATCCGTACCCGCACCCTCCACCTGTTCGACGAAACGCCCCAACGGAGCATCATTTCATGCAATTCCCCCGCCTCCCTGCTCGCGTTTCGTGAGGCCAGAATCGCCGGCCTTCCTGTCAGCGACTTCACTTTCGCAGGGGTTTTAGCCTATTGCGGTTCCACCAGAAACCTGCGTTTAGGGGAAGCCATTCATGGTTCGGTTCTCGTGACCGGAATGGATGGAATGATTTTTGTCATGAACTCCCTCATCAACATGTACTCGAAATGCAAACGAATCGAGGCGGCGAGGGTTTTGTTTGATACTTGTGATGAACTGGATGACGTTTCGTGGAATTCAATAATTGCTGGTTATGTTAGGTTAGGTGATGGTTTTAGGGAGGTTTTTGAACTTCTGGCGAGAATGCATCGATCTGGTTTGGATTTTAGTGATTATACTTTGGGTAGTGCGCTCAAGGCGTGTTGTGTTGATAAGAGTTTGAACTGTATTGGGAAAATGCTTCATGTATGCGCTATTAAACTTGATTTGAATTCAAATATGGTGGTTGGAACTGCATTGCTTGATATGTATGCCAAGACAGGATGTTTAACTGATGCGGTTCTCGTTTTTGAAAGCTTCCGCTATCACAATGATTTTATGTATAATACCATGATTGCTGGATTCCTGCAAAGGCAGACAGTTTCTTGTGGATATGCCAGGGAGGCACTTGGTCTTTTTTGTGAGATGCAGATGCTGGGATTAAACTGCTCGAAGTTTACGTTCTCTAGCATAGTTAAGGCTTGTGTTGCTATTGGAGATTTTAGAGCTGGAAGACAGATTCATGCTCAAATTTGTAAGAAGAATCTTCAGTGTGACGAGTTTGTCGGATGTTCCTTGGTAGACTTCTACTCCTTTTTCGGTTCAATTGATGATGGGATCAGGTGCTTTAACTCAACTCCTAAATTGGATGTTGTCTCCTGGACTTCCATGATTGCAGGTTGTGTTGAAAATGGAAAGTTTGAAACTGCCTTGTCTTTGTTGCGTCAATTCATGGCTTCTGGAAGGAAACCGGATGAGTTCATAATGTCAAGTGTGATGGGTGTCTGTGCTGATATGGCTGCAGCAAGGTCTGGAGAGCAGATCCAGGGCTGGGCATTGAAATTTGGTATTTCCAATTTTATCATTGTTCAAAACTCACAGATTTGCATGTATGCAAAGTCTGGAGACATAGATTCAGCTCGGCTGACCTTTCAAGAGATTGAGAACCCTGATGTGGTATCCTGGTCAGAGATGATTTGTTGCAATGCACATCATGGTTTTGCTAACGAGGCTCTAAGAATTTTTGAGTTGATGACTGTTTCTGGGATTAAACCCAACCATATCACATTACTTGGGGTCCTAACTGCTTGTAGCCATGGAGGTCTTGTTGACGAAGGGTTAAGATACTTTGAAATCATGAAGAAAGATTATGGCATAACAGCTAATGTAAAGCACAGTACTTGCATTGTTGATCTCTTAGGGCGTGCAGGAAGGCTAGAGGATGCCAAGAGATTTATTCTCGATTCAGGTTTTGCGGATGATCCTGTGATGTGGCGTGCCTTGCTAGGTGCTTGCAGAGTTCATAAGGACACCATGATGGGAAAACACATAGCTGACAGAGTAATAGAGCTTGAACCTCATGCAGCTGCATCTTATGTGCTTCTTTACAACATCTATAATGATGCGGGGAAAGAAAAGCGTGCTTTAGAGGTTCGGAAGCTCATGCAAGATCAAGGAGTTAAAAAGGAACCTGGTATAAGTTGGATTGAGGTTGGAAGTAAGGTTCATATGTTTTTGGTGGATGATCGTTCTCATCCAATGAGTCAATTAATTTATTCACGTTTGGAAGAAATGTTGGTGAAgataaataaaattgaattcGGCGATGAGAAGCTTCCTATGGACATCTCTGGAACCGAACTCAATGGTATCGTAGGCATGAGCCATCATAGTGAAAAGTTAGCTGTAACTTTTGGAATCATCTCTTTACCAAAATCAGCACCAGTGAGGGTGATAAAGAATTTGAGAGTTTGCTCTGATTGCCATGTGACAATGAAACTCATCTCCAAGTTggagaagagaaaaatcattCTTCGAGATGCTATTCGTTTCCATCATTTTAAAGAAGGTTTATGTTCTTGTAAAGATTACTGGTAG